DNA sequence from the Poecile atricapillus isolate bPoeAtr1 chromosome 12, bPoeAtr1.hap1, whole genome shotgun sequence genome:
CAGTGACAGATCCAGGACCATCTCCTCCCTGTTAAGAGTGCAGAagggagcagccactgccactgAGCCCTGGTTTCTTTCCTCACAGGACACAAGTACGAAGGAGTCCGATTCGAAAAGGGAAACTGTGGGGTCAGCATCATGAGAAGTGGTaggtgctgctggctgctgaagGAGCACACATTAAATGCTCTGGAAACCTGAAAGCAACTTCCTTGCTAAGATGTGCAACAACAGGCTTACCCAAATTCTTTCTTAGGTATCCTTGATAACAGGATGTCCAGGAATATCTCTCATTAACCTTTAAGGAGACAAATGTCTGGAACAGATCTCCTGTGGCCTCttccctggcagctgctccctgtgagGGGCCAGGTGCCCTCCCCTGTTTCCCACTTGTGCCCAGAGCCAGGGCCCCACCCCAGCCACGCTGGTGGGGGCAGAGTCCCTGGTACTGCCCAGTGCCGGGCAAACCTTTGGATCTGAGCTGTCACAGCCAGCGGCCCCACACTCTGCCCCACCCTCTGTCACCgggatgtccccaaaccccgccCGCACCTTCtgtcctttccagctctctccTGGGAGAGGTGGGAACACCAAACCCAGGGGCTCGGCAACACCGAGGAGACTCGGTTTGCtgtaaatggggaaaaagggaaagagctTCAAGAGTTTGAATGCTTAGAGCTGTTCACCAGCACAGGGGTGGGACTGTCCTGTTGGGGACTGTCATTTGGGGACTGTCATTTGGGGACTGTCCATTTGGGGACTGTCATTTGGGGACTGTCCATTTGGGGACTGTCCATTTGGGGACTATCATTTTGGGGACTGTCATTTGGGGACTGTCATTTGGGGACTGTCCATTTGGGAATGTCCATCTGGGGACTGTCATTTGGGAATGTCCATTTGGGAATGTCCATTTGGGGACTGTCCATTTGGGGACTGTCATTTGGGGACTGTCCATTTGGGGACTGTCCATTTGGGAATGTCCATTTGGGGACTGTCATTTGGGGACTGTCCATTTGGGAATGTCCATCTGGGGCCTGTCCCTTTGGGActgtccctttccctgcagccccttgCCCCGAGCCCTTTGTCAGTGtcagcatctgctgctgtgtttgtgctgccCCTTGCAGGGGAGGCGATGGAGCAGGGCCTGCGGGATTGCTGCAGATCCATCCGCATCGGGAAAATCCTGATCCAGAGCGACGAGGAGACCCAGCGAGCCAAGGTGTACTACGCCAAGTTCCCCCCAGACATCTACAGGAGGAAAGTGCTGCTCATGTACCCGATCCTGAGTGAGTGTCTGCCGccagcacggacagacagactCCTCTGAACGCCGAGTGCCGGCACTGGAAGGAAATTTCCACATTTCAGGGGCTTTGATTGGGTTTTCTGCTTGGTTTAGGTGACAGAGGAGGGAATGGatcaggctgtgccaggacacGCATTACTCAGCTGCACCAGTGTGAATGCAGAGCAAATCGTTTGGGCATGGCTGCTTTTGGGAGAAAGGCTGAGATTAAGACTCGatataaatttaattatatGAATTTTGGCATGGGAAAAAACTCAGTGCTTTTCTTATTCTATTATGAGACATTTCTAGATTATTATAATAAGGAGTTTGTTGGGATGAGGTTATTTGTCCACTCCAAGTTCTGCCATTAGGAGACCAGCATTTTCTACAGGGAGTACATGCAGAGGTGATGCCTTTCCAGTGGGAAAGTACAGAATCACCATTCAGTCACACCAACTGTACCACAGGTATTCTCAGACAGCTTAGGACAAGCTCATCAACCAGGGCAAAACCCCTAAATCCTGTCCCCTCTTTGCGCTCTCAGGTACTGGGAACACGGTCATTGAGGCTGTCAAAGTGCTTGTGGAACACGGGGTCCAGCCCAGCGTCATCATCCTGCTCAGCCTCTTCTCCACACCTCATGGTGAgtgagcacagctctggctgctggggacagtggcacaGTCATACATGGgacaggcagggcagagctgtgcctctcacaggtttggggtttttttggctgaaTTGTAAAAGTGAGCCAACAGCGCCATGTTTGATGTGGGCAGTGAGAAGGGGACTGAATGGCAAAACTGCAAATGGGAGAATGTTCCTAAAAGCAGGAGtttgcagcactgccaggtccaTGGCtcacagagcagtgccaggccagctgctgctctggaccATGGAATGTGGGCCTTGCTCCAGCACCAGAACACCAGGAGTGGGAGCTGAATGGAGCTACAGAACTGGCCTGGCTGCAGGTTAAAGGGGATCGAAATGAGGAACATTTGCTTGTCTGGGAGGAAAGAGGATCTTGTGTATTGTATTAGAAAGTGGCCATGGCAGAAATCACCATCAAAAAACTCAGCtgaactgcagagcagcctgtaACCACTTTAATTGGGAGTGTGTGTGGATGGGAAAGGCACTTTCGAAGAAGAAAGCCCCAAAAAAGCAATCCCCTAAAGTCGGGCAGTTTTCCTTATAGATGGTTAGCTAAGACAGGAACAGGAAGAGGAGacaggagcacagagcctgaCTTATCTTTGCAATTCTGATCACAATTTGACATGGGCTGAAGCACTGTAGTCATTATTGCCTTTGCTGTCTCTTCCAAGGTGCCAAATCCAtcatccaggaattcccagaaatcACCATTTTAACTACAGAAGTGCATCCTGTTGCACCAACACACTTTGGACAGAAGTATTTTGGGACAGACTGACAGTCTTGGAACAACTGGATATGACTCTATGGCATTACaagaggttttttttacattttattactGTTGAGTTGGTCAAGGGCATGTTTCAAACCTTTTTGGCCAACTAACTTAGGTTAGTGGCGGCCTGAACAGGGATCAGGTACAGTGACAAAGCACTCCGGTTACACGGTCAAGCATCTCCTTGTTGGGGTTCTGTAACTGCCACACTCTGCTTTAACCTATTTAttcttctccagcctgtccGTGGCCACCTGCAAGAGCAAAATAAACCCAACTAAACCCCAAGGGAGTGTCCTTCATTTCTAGGGTCACTTGGTGTCACTCCAGCTACAGCCACTCCCAGTGCTTCCAAATCTCAGGGTGCACTTGGATCTCAATGTCCTCCTCAGCAGCCACGTGGATTTTTGGCTGGTGGCCAAGAACCAAAGATACAATTCTTGGAATTTTGCTCTGCAAACATTATTCTCAAATAGTGCAACATCCCTGGCTGTCTTGCTCAAGGGTTCTGAATCAAGAAGATTCCTGTTGCAGCACAGGTGCAAACTGGCTGGGAATTGGGGGtgggagcagcactgcctgTGGAAATTCTACACAGAGAACTTCAGAAGTTCTAGGAGACAAAACCTGTGGCTGGATCAGTCTCACCAACCCTTTAAATGACAGGAAAACTGCAGCAAAAAGCTGGAACTTGATTTCTAGTCCTGttctccaggcaccagagctggaAGACAAGTGTGGCCCTCAGGGCTCAGCAGCCTTCATTGTTTGGTCACATTAAACATCAATCTGCAGCCAAAtcccttctttctttaaatCCCCTGGCATCAAGTACATCACACGCAGCTGGCCAGTACCTCCCCTTTCTGTAACTCTGGGGAAATCCATAAATACAATATaaaccattattattattttaaagtatgTCCAGATTCTACACTTGCAGGGTTAGGCAATGTTGTGTATCTGTATCTCTCATCAGGTGAGTGGAGTGCTGAGGTCTGAATCTTTCTGTCACAGATAAAGAACCTTCCCTGTTCCAAGCAGTAATTCCAATTAAAGTTGTGTAACACCTCCAGAGGAACTCTTTAGCCCAAGCATAGGAAATAACCATTCACAAGTCTAATGAATTAGCCAAAAATGGTTTTAATGCAGTTCTTGCCTGCAGTGCAGTATAAACcataataaaaaacaacaaagcagaACATACAGGATATTCAGCTGTAGAAACTGTACAAACACTTGGAAAATGCCAGTGAAACTTCACAGAGCATCAGCATAGTCAGAACATTGGTCCAACAGTAAAAACGAGTATCCAAAGCTTTTGTAAAAACCCATTTGATATCAAAAGTCTcaatgccagcagcagcagcagcattaaaCTCCTGAACACAACACCCCAAAGGTGGGCAGCAATCCTGGTGTGACATTCCTTGGAAAAGAATTCCCACTGAATTCGTGGGGAGAGATGTGTATTAAGTCACCAGTTCTGACTGGAACAGGTGCCAGCcccaggccatgctgggctCCTAAAAAGCAGCTGGATGCAGTTCCAAACTGCTCCAGGGGATTGCTGCTGTTTCCCAATTGTCAGCTCCATCAGGAATGGCAGCGCTGATCCCAGAGGGAGCTCCCAAAGGATTCCCCTgacccacagcagcccctgcactGGGGTTCTGCTCCAGCCCCGTTTGCCAGGGCCTGAAACCCTCCTGGGGTTTCAcacaccacagctctgccatccccTGATCCTGAGATTTAGCTCGGTTCTATCTTTGAGGGACCCATTTGCACCACAAACAGCATTTTCAGATGAGGAGCAGCCAGCTGAGCAGGCagattataaatttataaactAACAAAGACTTTTCCTGCTTCCCATGTTCCTAACCCAAAGTTCCCTGCTCCAGCAATGGATTTGGAATCACTCTGGAGTAGCTCTGAGTAGAGCAGGAAGCCTCTCCATAGTGTGGTTAATTCCAGAGAAGGATGGGGTTAAGTGAGAACAGAGGAACAACaggttcctcctcctccctcccagggaaggTCACCTGCACCAGCCCAGCAGTTCATGACATCAGCAACATTCCAGATGCTGAGGGAGTTCTGGGACACGTCCTGGAGGCTCCCGGATCCTccagaaaatgggggggaagtAATTCACCAACACTTTCACTGTGGGCTTCTGCTCCTCTTACAGAGGGAAGTGCTGAGAAGGGGCTGCACACACCTTCCCCAGGTTAGAAAGGAGAGGGGGAGGCCGATTTTGTTGGGTTTCAGGTTTCCCGTGGGATTTGTGCAAGGTTTAACTCAAGGAAGTGCTTCAGGAAGTACTGAAGCAGCAGGGAAGCCATTGGTCATGTACCTGCGTGTTCCAAGGGCTGTCTGACACCAGCACTGGATGCAAACAGGCATTTCTTTTCAAGCACAGCTGGAATAAGAAGCAGAGATGATCCCTTTGTcctttttgttggattttttgggggttgtggTTTTTTCCACCCTCcttaacataattttttttttttttaacaatttacCCACTAAAGTTTTACAAATGCTGCTGTAAATCTTAAAACCTCATACAGAAAACAACAGTATTTTAAGGAGCATGCAGGCATGAGCAACTTATAGGCTTGTATTTGAAATGTAAacttacattttatttcacaaGGTTTACATCCCAAAAGAAAGCTGGAGAATGAAGAAATGAGGCTTTTAGGAATGAGAAAATGCAGGAAGTGGGATCCTGCTCTAAGCAAAGCCAGCTGGGCCTGATGATGGAACTACAAACCAATACCTGACAAACAGAGAGattaattacaaataaaatgCATGGCACAACTGCATAAAATGACACCTACTCACCTTCACAGtaccccaaaaaaaccagcaCAAGCTGCTCAAAGCTGAAGATATTTAACTGCATGTTcaggaggaagagggaagacTCAAAGTGGGATGGAAAAAGGACAGGAGACTAAAACCCTGCAGCAGTGGGTGCGAGCTCAGTGTttgtgagcagggcagggtcTGACAGATCAGGCTGGGAATGAAAACAGCCCCTCTGCCACACAAACACCTTCAGTGATCTGTTCAGGATGACTGTAGGTTTGCAAGTGTTCTGTAATAAAGTAGAAGTGGATAGAATTGGAAAAATATCAATAAAATTGAGGTATTTTCAAGTACTATGGATCCATTTCAGAAATCTGTACCACAGGAGtcattgaaattaaaatatgacCCTTTTGAGTTAATTAATTCTGGCTTAATAAACAAGGTCAGCAGTGGTTCCTTCCCCTGCTAATTAAACCCTTCCATGAGTGCACCAGCTCTGTGCAGAGTAACTGCTCAGCAGAGTAACTCTGCACAGAGTAACTGCTCAGCACATCATTCTTCATAGctaaatacagggaaaaaataattaacttttttttattgtttcccCTTGACATTTTACATTCATATCATATTACAGACTTTATGCATCAAGTTGTGCTTTCAGTCCAGACCAGCATCTAGAActacagagctgcagctggcGTGGATTTTGCTGAATCCATTCCTGTTTGTCCCAGGAAGCAAACATTCATTGCATAGTGTGGTTTGGAATCTTCCTGATTCTCACCACTGACTGCACCCCACACACACTGGATACAGCCTCCTCAAACACAGAACTGCTCCCTGCTTGGAAGAAAACAAGATTATCCTACTCCAAAATCTTCCAGCTCAGCAAGAGAAACCTGGCAGTGCAGTGAGGATTGCACAAGTCCTGGTTCCTTGGGCAGGACTTGCTGGCCCAGGACTGGACTTAGGACAATTCCACACAGAGAAACATCAATGTGATGCTCTGTCTGGGTTTTTGTACCTGAATGTAAACGAGAGAGAAGGGGGAGAGGTGAGGAGGTGAGGTCAGTGGTCAGTTATTTTAGAGGATGAATCCAGGAGTAGAGGGATAACAATGGAGGCCTCACAGTAAAGTCCAACAAAAGCATTCCCTCCTTTCCTGTGGTGACATCACTTGGAAAAGTTGTTCATAGCTGAGAAAGCTGTAGTGTAGCTCCAATGCTAAGCAGAGCAAACAGCCCCTGGAGGGGGTTGAGACACCTTCAGGCACTCAACTGACAGCAGCACCAGAATTGACTCAAACCTTTACAATTCTCCAGGTTCTCTGACTGGAGCTGCATCTCCAGCACACACCCAGAGAGTGACAGTGAACactggtggctgctgctggcacatgGAGGGCTCAGGGTGTACCTGGAGTGCTGGGACACCAGCACAGGATGAACTGGAATCGCTGGGCAGCTCTCAGAGCTGCAGTACCCTTGGTGTTGATGGGACTTGGTGGGATGAATCCCACTCCTGGAATGCTGGGATGGAGGGCAGGTAGGGGAGAGGTTTGATGATACAGCCCTTACAGTCAGTGATGATGGTGGAGAACCTCTGGGTGAAGATCAAGGCATGGAAAACAGAGGAGGTGCTGCAGTGGGTTACCCCTGAAGAGCCATTTGCAGGTTAAAAGAAACTACCACACACTGGGCTGAATATTCTCTCTCTTGTCACCTGCAGCAGCGACCACGGCAGCCTGAGGAACTTCTCTCTTCCAGTGCatttaaaaaagcataaaaagcaCAAAGGCCAGGGGGAAAATAAGGATATCACCTTAAGTAGGCAGAAGGGAACAAAATGGAGCTGCTCACTCAGACTTGTGGGTTTTCCCCATTCTGTTCTGCCTCATTTTACACAacttttgggtttgtttcatATTTCATGAAGCTTTCCAGCATCTGACGTGTGGATATTGAGAAGTGGCTCTGAAGTGATAAACTCTGTATTGTTTCCACCCGGACAAGAGTTTGTTAAACCATGGGAGGCTTTTAGTTGCTttgaaggaaagggaagagatGACCTTAATTAATTACAAGAAAAGTGACTCAATAAAAGTTACTTGGAAACATTTAACAACCTTTCTTAAACTGAGCTTGGTATCTGTACCATCATGAAGATATCTGGATTAGTATTAGAAGACAAAGCCTGATTTTCTGTACTCTCTAAtgagcagtgcagcagcaggaacaggcaggggagctcctgcacagctctgctgctgctgcctggcacaCAAACAACTCAAATAATGGCAGGGCTGGAACCAGAGCCAAGCCCAAGAAGGGCACAAGAACCTGCTCAGAAATCCACACAACCTCTGGAAAAATACCCTTCAGCTGACAGGATGAAACAAAGTCACCAAATAATCTTcctggttttatgtacaagGAATTGAAAGTTTTTAAAGGCACAAATAGCACCTCTGTAGGTGCTAAATTCCGGCTGTGTTTAGCTGCCATCATCCTCTGAAGCTCCCTCTCCAGAGCACATTTTGCCAGGAATGAGGGGATTAATTCAGCTGCCACATTGCATCACACACAGCACAAGGTCCAACACCAGATTTACATTAGAAATGCAGCTTCAGATTGACAGGAAAAACCCTTCCAGCACTCAGCAGCAGTTTGGTGACAAATCCACTCAACAGATGGGGCTCAGGTGGCTGAAGCAGGAATATTTTCATTGCTCAGGGCCACCCTGAGGAGAGACACAAAGCCACACCAGCCTGGGCCAGCCCACCTTGGTCCCTCACAACCAAATTCAGCAGTGAGACATCGCAGAGAGGtcagcactgcctgctccacacaaaCTGCAGAGGCTGAGGACAAAATTCCCACCCACAGGGTGCGGATCAACCAGGAGTTAAACACCTTTTCTTAGGGAAGAAACCTCTGCAAGGCTGTCCTGGCTCACAAACACAttccctgtggcagcagcagcaaaggaacagaggaaaaaggggTTTAGTCTGCAAGCAAAGCCTCCATCACCAAACTCACTCAGCAGCTCCTTTCTCCTGACAtgcacagctgctcctgtagTCACTGCCAACATCAGTGGGCTGTTAAACACAAAAATGGGATAGAAAATGGTACTAAATGATCTTAGAGGCAGTACACCAATACTTTTAGCATGCACCTAATTCAAACAAGAATGATGGACTGGGCTGAatcatgcaaataaaaaaaaggactCAGGTCTAGAAAAATGTCCATAATCCAGCCAGCCAAGTCTCAGTTCCATTCCCCAGAACAAAAACAGGGATCCACCTCTTTGACTGTAAATGCAGCAAAACGCAGCAAAAAATCTGATCACCTCTTAGTGCAGAAACCCCTGAAGCCAGTCAGTGCACTGAGCTGGGAAGAAGTCTGATAAAATTCAATATATCAATTGTGTCTTCAACATTTTGGGGTTCAAACCACCCCGGAGGAGTGTAAACTCCAAACACGACTCATGGAGCCACGCTTTCAGTGCACATTTCGAACTCACATCTTCCTTTCTGACTCCATGAACACACAAATCTCCATCAAACACTGATCCAGGAATGAGATGACATTTTAGCCCTAGGAATTAATGCAAATTGGACTGTCTGAAGTTCCCTTTTGCATTTTAGGAGCCTGCAATTAGGATGCAAAAGCACTATTACCCAAACTCTAAGAAAATAACACCCTCctaaaaaacagttttaaaaaatctatGGCCACAATATTCTTGAATCTTGATACTGGCaatgtgaatattttattttcattcacaGATGCACATGTACATGTGCATGTTCAGCGCTTTTGCTTTCAATATTCTTACATTCAGCTACCAATTTAGTGCCAGATTTAACTGGGTCTGTCTTGCATTGAGCTGAACTGACTGACTTAGAATTTAAACACATTAGAAAATGTCACTTGTCAGAGAAGGTTGGAGAATCAGCCTCAGAATAAATAACCATCCCCAAGAATATTATGGCTTGGAAGAATTTCAAGAGCTCGAGTCCCTGatgtttgcaaaatgaaaaggCCTTTGGAAATGCACTCGCATCAACATTTTTACCtgttttgaataaaaaatatatagtatttataaaataaagagaGCAGGCCAAAGAAGATTGGCCAGAATCACTCTGTCAAATTGTTCTGTTAAGTCTGTAACTTAAACTTATAAAGCCTTGGGACATCTGGACAGCAGGATTCCTGGAGAAGCACTCTAGAATGCAGATTCCCATCAGACAATACTTCAGGATGTTTTTTCATCTTGAAGATCCACCTGTTTTCTGACCCTCAAAACTGAAGTCCTTGCGAAGAGAAGGGATGTTGGCTCCTGAGAGGGAAGctgaaatttaaagaaatacaaatgtgCAACCATAGCACTGCTCTTAGGAGGGATTGAGGGCTAATCTGGGCTTTGGGAGTCGTTTTAAAGCCATGAAGAACAAcaggaaaatgctgattttGCCTGCCCTGGTGGGATGGCAGGATGCAGCCCTCACTGCTGACAGAAAAATACTCTGGGGTTTTTCTTAGTGGACTTCTACAAGGTGCCAGAAGCCCATTGGTAGCAGTGTGGAGGGGCCCTGTGTGCCaggggagccaggcaggggtTGCAGTGCTCTGTCACACCAGTTATTGACTGCCTTGGAACTGAGAGGGGCAAATTCCACCTGGCAATTCCACCTCCAGCCAGGGGGACAGCAGAGGATGCTCCTGGAATCTCGGTCAGTTACATTCCCCTGGGACAACAGGACACTGtgtcctcctccctgcctgcagctcctggggcaggatGTGTGTGGGGCATCTGCCCTGTTCTCCAAGTCAGAAcagggggcagagcagggaatgttctggaagcAGCTGGTGTCAGCTGTTGTCACCTTTTCCAGGGTGAGGGAAAGCCTGGAGAAGAGTGACAGCTGATGTGACATTACAAGGCACTTCCTTGTATTCCCAGCTGCCacctggctgtgctcagcttCAGTTCAACACCGCACCTGCACCTTCCCACACCTCCCCTGGATCCCAGAATTTCCATCTTGTCACTGGCCAGGTCACTGCAAGGGtccttcctgccctgttttccagaggagctgcagggttGGTGTCCTTCCCTTTGGAGAgtgctggtggctctggtgtcacctgtgccagcACCCAGCCCAGGGCCACTGAGAGCCTCATCTTCCCATCAGGGCCCCTTGAACGAGGGATTTCTGGGCAAActggagaaatatttttctgctaaaGCCCAAACCTGTC
Encoded proteins:
- the UPRT gene encoding uracil phosphoribosyltransferase homolog translates to MEAMPCQNQRLGPRPQDEPPAATTATPSGGSRLIRFAEPSDDSGCPSPDSSSSSNGVAAEAPVPAGEVGAPAIGPQLKLLPMNDQLRELQTIIRDKKSSRGDFVFSADRLIRLVVEEGLNQLPYTECTVTTPTGHKYEGVRFEKGNCGVSIMRSGEAMEQGLRDCCRSIRIGKILIQSDEETQRAKVYYAKFPPDIYRRKVLLMYPILSTGNTVIEAVKVLVEHGVQPSVIILLSLFSTPHGAKSIIQEFPEITILTTEVHPVAPTHFGQKYFGTD